A segment of the Malaclemys terrapin pileata isolate rMalTer1 chromosome 1, rMalTer1.hap1, whole genome shotgun sequence genome:
GAAGAGGGTCGTGCAGAGGGTGGCAAATCTATTTCCCCCAACTTTAAAGGGGGCATATGCTGCACTAAATCCAACCTCCCCTCCAAAGCACCCCGTTCTTCAGAGCAACTAGTAGAAAGCCAGGGGTTTGTGGGGAGAAATAATTCAGGACAGCTCCTGTAGATGGCCCATACAGATCCTCTCTCCTGAGATATTTCCACACATGACTAACCCAAGAATTATCTGAGAGATTTAATGAAGGATTTTGTCCCATTAGGTTAGTAGCTAAAAGGGCACCTCCAGCATCTTAGCCTTGACAGCCTGACCAACCCCACAGTACATTGGTCTTACTCAGCTTGAAGTTTGAGGCCACTTTCAGCAGGAGGCTGCAGCACCACTTCATCTTCGGGAAGCATGCCCTAAGCAGGGCTAGTCACTACAGCctggagctctgggactctcctgaCCAGCGCTGTCACCACAAGGAATGCAGGcttcagagccagggacagaacatTCTCCTTGAGATTGAAACAGAGACTAGCAGCTTGGCTAGGATGAGGGAGAAGCCTCTCAAAGGCATTGGGAATGCAGAGGAGGGATGTTAAATGTCCCCTTTCAATGTAGAAACTGCTTCCCCTGGAATACAATATGCTGCAATCACTGACAGATTAGTTTTAAGGGAATTTACTGAGCAGCCCTATTGCCTTACAGTTCATAATGCCCAGGGCAGGTGCTGACACGGATAGAGGGTCTCTTTCTATCCATGCTGCCCATATAAAAAACTTTCTCCTTGTCAGGCCCTTTATCTATGCCAAGGGACATAGGCCTACTATGCTACGCTATTCTTATTCTATCTTGcttaagctaatgtcttacagggtacaggcctgtaggttccttgcgttACTGCTAAATATAATAAAAGGCTAAACTAGCTCTATGGGCTACACTGCTGGCCTGGTGGAGTTGTTGGTGTGGCTGGGGTTGGTGAAGGCAATCCTTGCTGCTGACCTACCACACCGGTCCTCTGCATGCTCGCCATCCTCCTTCGGCGCATCTGGGCCTGCTGCAGACGGTGCTGAAGTTGCTGTTGGCGAAGCTTGTGTTTAATATTGAGGCAAAAGAGCACCGGGCACTTGTTCTCCTGGCAGTGCTTTGCATGGTAGCAGCAAAGAGCAATGAGGTGTTTGCAAATAGGGCACCCTCCGTTGGTCTTGCGCTTGCAGCCTTTGGTATGTTGGACAACTCGCTTCATCTTCTGACAGGACGGCAGTGAACAGTTGGCGTTATGACACAGGCAGGCATGGACAAGGGACTGGATACAGCGCTGGATGCTCAGGCGGCGAGAGTCACCAGGGCTCTGGGTGGTTGCAGTCTGCTGGTTGTTGCTCTCATTGTCTAGGCCAAGGCCCAATTTCTCCATCTTGTGGTCGTGGTTTTCAGTGTTATAACAGGTGATGCACAGGTCGTAATCCTGCAAAgagacaaaacattttgaaaatttaacagcTGTCTACATAACCTGGCACAATAAATATACAAATGGGGTCATGTCACTAACAAGGGATATGGACTGTGGTTGGGGAGAGGGGTATGGCCTTTTTGttgattataaagccagaaggaaccattgtgatcatctagtctgacctcttgtgtaacacaggccataggacttccctggaTTAATGTCTATTCAACTAGACCActgcttttaggaaaacatcctgtCTCGATTTAAAAGTTTGCAGTGTTGGAGAATCTATCACAACCCgtgctaaattgttccaatggctaattactgtcatttaaatttgcaccttatttctagtgtagatttgtctagcttcaacttccagccattggatctcgtCATATCTTTGCTTGCTAGATTGAAGGGCCCTCATCACATTTCTGTTCTCCACGTAGGTAGCtctagactgatcaagtcaccccttaaacatctctttgttaagctcaATAGACTGAGCTGCTTATAAGCACGTTTTCCaatcttttattcatttttgtggctcttctttgaaccctgtccAATATATCAACTTTTTTTGAATTGCAAACGGTAGAACCAAACACAATATTCCAGTggaagtcacaccagtgccaaatagagataATATAACGGCTCTtttcctacttgatattcccctttttatacagCCAAGGATCACACTAGCTCTTTTAGCCAGTGTTGCATGGCCTTGCAATGTTCCGTCCATGGGTGGCGGTTCGCATAGGCTGGGCGAGgctttgcctccccaaacagccaggcatacCCCTGCCGTGATGCTCCTGCGTGCGGCTGTGGCTCCAGTCCTCTGGTTCCGAGTCCAGACCCCAGTggtctgggggtggggccagccaCCTTCCCATGCTCCAAAGCTGGGGAGACTGAGGCCGTGCGCCGCCCACCCTCCCAGTGCTCCTTTGGGGCTGGGGTCTAGCTGCGGGACTAGGctggtggctgtgtgtgtgtgggggggcagttcCGGGGGTCGGGGGGCATGCTGGCTCCAGCAGGGGTGGAAGGGTTGGGGCCTccagcagaaggggcagggctgggggctagcctccctcagCCAGCGGTTCACACGCCGCTCATGGTTCCCTCTAACTATTGTGccggcagctgtcagtgtgaacataCAACAGCCGTTTCCCTTCTGCCctctctgagcagcgctgtaactTCCAGCagtgtaactttgccagtgtagacgggcCCTCAGAAAAGCCCAGAAAGCTttgaaggagaaagagaaggcTATTAAGGAGTTAACAAATCGGCTACATTCAGTGTCAGAGGAGCGATTAGTACTTTTTCAAAAGATGCAGGAGTTAGAGGAGAAGTTTGAAGAGAGTAGGTATCGGGTACAGAAAGCAAGAGAGGAAACACGCTGTTGGCAGGACCAAGCGGTTGCCAGCTGAAGATCTCTGAAGGGCTATAAATCAGACTGGGATCAGCTTTTGGAGAGAATCGGGGAGTTGGAAAGTGTTTGTGATGTGTTAGAGAGACAGACGAGGGACACAGTGCCAAGTATAGCAGGGCTACAAAATGCCTGCCGCTGCAAGCTTCTTGAGAGAAGAAGCAAGCACGGAGGTACAGATGGTGACACACATTGTGAGAGAGATCAGAGGACCGGCGCATCGGTTCCCATTCCCGTTAGTATGGTGGAGCCAACAGAGATAGAGCAACCTGTGGGGCCAATTACTAGAAGCAGGGCGGGAGAGTTAGCACAGGCTGACAGGGTACCTTCAGGAGCGGAGACGGAGATTGTCTGAGGAGCCACAGGGACCGTCAGTTACCAGTAGCAGCTGGGTGTAGTCTGCAAACAGAAAGGGGAAGTTCCAGAGTGGCACAGCAGGAGGTGGGGTCAAGTGTCATCTTAGAGGAAGTGACTGGGGGTGCAAAGGTCAGGATAAGATGAGCGGAGCAAAGGGGGAGAAGCCATCCTCTCCTCTGTTAGTGTCTGCCCCTACTAGCAAAGAGGGGGTGCTTTTAGAGACTGTGATTGTTCAGgaactagcccagtggttctcaagtttttttttccccacagaccaCGAGAAAATTGCTGaaggtctcggcggaccacttaatgatctttccaaatgttatttATACTGTTAGCTAAcaattgtaaagtgctttggataaaagtgctataaaaaaacgtaataataataaactttttttgttctacaaataaaagcacacaactgatattttaatatcagtaatcttacctttctaatgtgatggatgtgccctctcttccccgtcgcagcagcccccaagctggggctgagaaggaggggggtgtctccctctctccccggccttagcagcccccgagctggggctgggaaggaggggggtctctccccggcagccgcagccctggagctggggaaagtcgcctctttctctggcctagggttaccatatttcaacaatcaaaaaagaggacgggaggagccccgcccctgtcctagccccgcccccgtcctgtcctagccccgcccctgccccttccactccctcccacttcctgccccctcagaacccccaaccctcccccccactccttgtcccctgactgccccccaggactccaccccctccctaagcctccctgcctcttgtcccctgactgcctcctcctgagaccttccccacatcctaactggccccctagtaccctacccccctacctgtcccctgactgccccaacccttatccacacccccaccccctgacagccccccccagaactcctgacccatctaaacccctctgctccctgtcccctgactgccccctcctgggacccctgctcctaactgccctccagaaccccaccccctacctaagcctccctgttccttatcccctaactgccccccaggaccctaccccctacctgtaccctgactgcccaaaaccttacacccccaacccccagacagcccccccccgaactccctgacccattcaaccctcccccctgctccctgtctcttgactacccccccccccgaacctccctgacGCTTCTCTggtccccggcccccttactgtgctgcagagcagcgtgctcgacagcgggggagggcagcagtgtcGGAGCCTGCGAtctgtgagtggagggagggagaggagggggggtgtcaagtttcaggagggaggagggggaagtgcaagcagggctctggctctggctgtccgagctctggctctggctgtcggagcaccggctgctttgtaagcgcgcgcacgctctgcatgggagtgggaaggaggggaagtccggacattgacaaattccccccggacgctatttttaacccgaaaaagccggacatgtccgggggaatccggacgaatggtaaccctactctggcCGCTGCAgtcctgcacatcccaaattccccccaccccctcttctcaccccactaccccttcccacctaccccctacttcccccaaggccaccacttcaccttacatgtgcgtcttctccagggtccaggcacctaattagcggAGCCACACCTGTGCGGCTCCACTAACTAGgtaggtggcccttcattctctcatgtgcaacCGCCCAGGCATgcatcttagagggaactatctgcaggccacctgaatggagctcgcagaccactggtggtctgcGGACTACAGTTTGAGATCCTCTGGACTAGAAGATGCGGTGTCACAGGTGACACAAGTAGCTAGTGCCTCTGATGTAGTAATCTCTAGGTtacaacacagagagagacaacaTCCAAGGGATGCCATGTCTGCTCCTCCACCCAATGTTATATTGACACCATATAGGTCAAGAGACCCACCCCCTTCGGGTGAGCACTTATTGACATTTGGGTGACCACCAGCACTGCCTAGGTCCCTAGAATTTCGTGGACCATCTTCACCCCCTTGGTATATGCTGGTATCACCTGGTGTATCTGTAGAACACCCAGTAACACCCAGTCTTAATGGACTGAGGGATGTCCTGTGTCAGTGTGGAGATGCCTTAAGTGTAGGATGTAGAGGTTTTATGGAGAGTTACCCTGCTCACGCAGGATTATAGGCAGGGGAAAGTTCTGATAGCTCTGATGAGGAAAGTGCTGATCCGGGTAAGAGAACCCCATATCCTGTATTGAGGAGTCAAGGCCCAGAAACCATAGATTCAGATCCAGGCAGAAGACACCCACATCCTGATCCAGGGAGGTGAACCCCAGATTCTGATTCAAATTGTCCTGTGGCAGCTGTTACAGATATTAAGACCCTAGATTTGATAGCTAAGCAAGTAGGGATGATGGAGGATTCTTCGGTTGCGATGCACGCACAGCGTGTgcaagaaacagtgaaagtattTGGCTTACCAAGGGAAGACTGGGTTAAAATCCTACAGCTCACAGTGAATTGAACATTATGGAGTACCTTACTCCCTGAGGatatggtaggagagagatcttttaaagaaacagtagccCTATTGGAACATAACTAGCACACAGGACAAGCTGGAGTGGTCATCCTGTCTAACCTAAAGCAAAGACCCAATGCTGGTTGGCAATCCTGAGTTGGAAGCCCCCCATGAAGTAATCTTTGCATCCAAATAAATCCAGGCGCTTGGCGTCCTTAGATTGCTTGCTgaccctgcctctccctctcaTTTACTGCCGACACTACCAACGAGCAAGGCTGTGGGTGTGTGAACAGGTACTTGAACCCTTTGGAGAGTATGAAGTACTTCCTCTCCACACCCTTagcggcagggccggctttagcaagagcggggcccgattcctgggggcggggcttgctgcaagccccgcccccaggacccgagccgcgccgcgggggggggggacgggacggggggaccgagccgcgccgcgggggggggaagacgggggggacccgagccgcaccgcggggggacgggggatgggggacggggggacccgagccccgccgcggggacggggggacccgagccgcccccaggacccgagccgcgccgcggggggggacgggacggggggacccAAGCCGCGCCGCGCCGTGGGGACGACgccagccgcgccgcgggggggacggggggacccgagccgcgccgcggggggggacagGGGACTGGGGGAGCCGAGCCCCGCCGCGccgtgggggggacggggacggggagccgagccgcgccgcggggacggggggagccgagccgcgccgcggggggggggaagccgagccgcggggggggggggaagccgagccgcgggggggggggaggggggagctgagacGCGCCGCgggggacgggggagccgtgccgcgccgcggggacgggggggggagccgagccgcgccgcgccgcggggacggggggcgggggagccgagccgcgctgcggggacgggggagccgagccgcgccacggggggggggggagccgagccgtgctgtgggggggacggggggacccgagccgcgccgcggaagccgctccggggggggggggggggagatgggacccgagccgcgggggccgggctggagccaagccgggccagagcccctggggcccgcgggaacgggccgcgcctccccggagcccttctcccgcccccaccccagcttacctcatgctgctggcccgcccctgcttcgtctcagacttcccgcgaatcgcaggggaggggacggggcgtggaggagggggaagtgagctgggggcggggcggacagctgcagcgcggggccctcttggcgcggggcccaattcagccgaatcggctgaatcggcctaaagccggccctgcttagcgGTGGGAAGGATGGAGGCCAGGGTCTGCCAAATGGTCTTTGCATTGGCTTGTATAGTTTTGATGAGAGGTAGAGTGACCCTGGATGGTCCTTCTAGTGCCAGGATGTCCACCATAGGGTCCTCCGACTCTACCACCGCCTCAGCCTGCAGGTTCATATTCTGtgccaccccacacaggacttcCTGGTGGGCACGGCTATCTAGAGGGGGCGGCCCCGAGATGGAGGTGCCCGCCACTGTTGACCTGAATTTGATGGGTTAGCTGTTATGGCTTGCCACTGTTCACATCCAACcagaagatttataggttcttGTCCAATTCAGACTACAGGGTCCGAGAACTCAGAGAGTTCTATATCGGGAGAGGACTGTCGGGGTGCTTGGCAAAAACACGTACgctgaggacaataccaaattgatGTAGTGCCCCTCTCCACCTGGTTACCTCCTTTAATGGAAAtctgcttacaggttttgatggacaggtctgggttcttttgGATCCCGCCACCCATTCATCAGGGTGaatctttgttctttttttttctatgAAATTATTTGGCGGTGACTCCACCCTcctcgctccttcctggcaggatcaccagggcagcttgggcggAAAATTCTAACTACAGAGTAATCCccatttacttgccagatagttggagacttccaagaaataacacaacacaacacaataATGATATTAAACAGGCAACAAATACAACATAACAGGGtgaaacactatttttagggtcacCAGTGCCCACACTGAAAATACCCGTGACTTGATGTAACAAGTGTAAAATTAGTGTCCTGTTGGTACGCGTACTTTgctggggcccttgatgacctatacAATTCTCTGTGGTGGTTTAGctgtgtggctgactgggttcagtacagcccaaaggacccacaagtgggaggaggtggtgaaTCCCTCCACAGgtataataagcagcaggttataaaatcctcaaacccttcctccctggcttgaggacacagttcagggagtagggggtccccaaaacaaattccctgactaactaaaagatggtgcactcacgAACTCCATGAATTATCTTCAGGTTTGAAGATGATGCTGGGCTCTTCAGTCACTGCAGAAGGGCTGCTGTCAGGGATCCTCCTcaagcaggaatcaggctgcgttggtcccaggatttcccctcaccacaaaggggtgcagggctcaaggtgtaGGTTATACAACTACCCTAACATCCCAACTGTAGCCTCCTAGCCCAGCCTCCAGTCACACACTCAGCAGGCAGCTTCCCTGGActagcagagctgaccatgtggtgactagtctcacctagggagctggagcCTGGCTGGGAAAATTTCTCAAAAAACACTACCAATTGGGACTCACCCGTGGGGAAAGAAAACCGAGGTGAGGGATCAGCTGTCAGCtccctagaggccagttctcagggggaaccctgcttgcaggcctgggactcaccagctctCCACACAAccagtcctgcccttgccctggctggctccagcctctCCAAAagggcttctcccctctcctgaactccctgggaggggcatctcactccctattggttgccgggcagactctgagtttgccttggctcctcctccctgagctgccggcagacagagctccaggaatctatgtaatctccttgggggttacattGATAAAAATTTTGAgattaacaaaagaataataaatgctatgaaacttatgactgcaaaacagtaaaagaattccaCAACTCCTGGTGGTAACATTCCTATTATAAATAGCTTAACCTAACATACTCACACCTTTCCTCGAGGACCTGGTAATAGGAGGTGAAGGACCAGCCTTACTCCTGACATGCCCAATAACACAATGGTTCTGGCTTCCCCAATACTTAGGAATGCTGCATAGTTATACTGTACTACACACACTGAGCTAATAGCGTGATGGAAGATAGAATGATGGGTAGATAAAAAGGTAGTCTATAgaacaaagagaagaaaaaagctCTCTAAGATATTCTTACATGGTATTTTATAGGATTACACTATGTAATTCAGGCCCAACCTACTATACCCAAATCTTACTTCCGTACCCTAAGAAATTTATGGGTacccttctcctataggttagtggATTATGACACGTACTCTCCACTTATTAATAAGGATTGTCTCACTCCAAAAACTGCCAAGCTAGGTTCTCTTGGCGACTTCCAGGTTTGTGGTGCACCCTGCGGTTACCAACCGGTTGCAGACGCCGGATAAACCTGTTCAGTGTTGGGTGTAGTTCCTCCCTTcggttccccaaagttcagggaccaTTTCTATCTGTGCCATTGGTTGCCAGCCTTTATGCTGACTTACTATTAACTGATCATACTTTTAGCTATTAAGCTGATTTTACCAGATACAGGCccgtaggcttcttgcatttcagcaaaacttaaTCTATGTATAATTATTAGGAAACACATATCATATGCCTCAACACATCCCAATTTCATAGGAATTCATACTGATAAAATATAAGGATCATGTATGAAATGGattaattcagaaagagaaacatATTATTTGATATGGCTGGCTGGATTAGTAGGATATAGTAGCTAACAAAGTAATCCTTTGGGCTATACCACCGCCTTGTCCGGGGAGGATGATGAGGATACTAGTGGGGTAACTGGGTCCTCTGGACCCTCTTCGTCCTCAGGGACCT
Coding sequences within it:
- the LOC128830406 gene encoding histone acetyltransferase p300-like, whose amino-acid sequence is MEKLGLGLDNESNNQQTATTQSPGDSRRLSIQRCIQSLVHACLCHNANCSLPSCQKMKRVVQHTKGCKRKTNGGCPICKHLIALCCYHAKHCQENKCPVLFCLNIKHKLRQQQLQHRLQQAQMRRRRMASMQRTGVVGQQQGLPSPTPATPTTPPGQQCSP